Sequence from the Pseudophaeobacter arcticus DSM 23566 genome:
TTGGTGAGGAGATAGGATATGTTGAATGAACCCCATGCGATCAGGCGCTTTTCCTGGCCTGTGACCCTGTTATGGCTGTCGGCGGTGCTGATTGCTTTGGGATCTTATCGGTTCTTAATTGCGGATATTGCGCTGGTTATGCCTGCGATGCTGCATCATGCGCTGGACCGGCCGATGCTGCTCTATCTGCACATTGGCCTTGCGCCGATTGCGCTGGCGCTGTTGCCGATGCAGTTTTCAAAGCGGCTGCGGCGCCGCCATCTGGCGCTGCATCGCTGGCTTGGGCGTCTGTATGCGGCGGTGATCTTCCTGTCGGGACTGGGCGCAATAGGGCTGGCCATGACGACGGATCAGGGCGCGGTGGCCGGGCTGGGTCTGGGAGCGCTGGCGCTGGCCTGGCTGGGCACCACCGGGCTGGCGGTCTGGTATGCGATCCAACGGCAAATTGCGCAGCACCGGGCCTGGATGATCCGCTCGGCGGCCCTGACCCTGGCGGCGGTAACGCTGCGGCTATACCTGCCAATTGGGGCGCTGACGGTTGGGTTTGAGGCCAGCTATCCGCTGATCTGCTGGCTGTGCTGGGTGCCAAACGCCCTGGTGGCAGAGTGGCTGCTGCGGCGCGAGGGCAAGGCTGCCACAGGCCAACCCGCTTAACGCCTACCTGTCTGTCAGGGTCGCTCGCCGCATGCTGCCCAGACAGGCGCGAGCCAGGCGCGCCACAGAGCCAGGCGCGCCACAGAGCAGCCAAAGGGGCGCTTAAAGCGCCCCTTTGGTCGAGGGGATGGCGTCCGATTTGCGCGGGTCGGTTTCCACCGCCAGACGCAGGGCGCGGGCCACGGCCTTGAAGGCGGCCTCGACGATGTGATGGCTGTTAAAGCCATGCAGCTGGTCGATATGCAGGGTGATGCCGCCATGGGTGGCAAAGGCGGTAAAAAACTCCCGCACCAGCTCGGTATCAAAGCTGCCGATTTTTTGCGTCGGGATGTCCAGATTCCAGACCAGATAGGGGCGGGCGGACAGATCCAGCGCGCAGCGCACCTGGGCGTCATCCATGGGCAGGTGGCACTCGCCATACCGCCGGATGCCTTTCTTGTCGCCAAGCGCCTGGGCCAGGGCCTGACCCAGCGCAATACCGGTGTCTTCGACCGTGTGGTGATCATCAATGTGATAATCACCCTTGGCGCGGATGGTCATGTCGATCAGCGAATGGCGCGACAGCTGGTCCAGCATGTGGTCGAAAAAGCCAACTCCGGTCTGGTTGTCATATGAGCCCGACCCGTCGAGATTGATCTCGACGCTGATTTCGGTTTCGGCGGTCTGGCGGCTGATCTTGGCGCTACGCATGAGGTTATTCCTTGCTGTCTGCGCGGCACTTATAGGGCGGAGAGGGGGGCTGGCTCAAGGGTTTTGCTGGGCAAACGTCGGGCTTTGCTGGGCAAACGGCGGGCTGTGGCGGCAAGATCTGTTGCAGCCATTGCGCCCGGAGGCTGCGCATGCCAGCTTGGGTGGCAAATCACGTGACCAAAAAGACCAAAAGGGACGCCCATGTCGACCTGCGTATTCATTCAGATCCGGTGCAAACCCGGCACCACCTATTCCGTGGCCGAGGAAATCGGGCGCCGCGAAATCCATTCTGAGCTCTATTCCACCAGCGGCGAATATGACCTGCTGATGAAGCTCTACATCCCCTCGGATGCGGATGTGGGGAAATACATCAACGAGCATCTGCTGGTGATCCCCAATATCGAGCGATCGCTGACCACCATGACCTTCAAGGTGTTCTGAGGCCAATCCCTTGAGGCCAATCCCTTGAGGCCAGTCTTTTCAGGCCAGCCCTCTGAACTCGGGTCTCTGCGCCAGCCCCAAAGGCCCATTACAAATAGAAAACGCCCCGGAGCTTTCCGGGGCGTTTGTTTTTTGAATGAGGCAGGGGCTCAG
This genomic interval carries:
- a CDS encoding DUF2306 domain-containing protein, encoding MLNEPHAIRRFSWPVTLLWLSAVLIALGSYRFLIADIALVMPAMLHHALDRPMLLYLHIGLAPIALALLPMQFSKRLRRRHLALHRWLGRLYAAVIFLSGLGAIGLAMTTDQGAVAGLGLGALALAWLGTTGLAVWYAIQRQIAQHRAWMIRSAALTLAAVTLRLYLPIGALTVGFEASYPLICWLCWVPNALVAEWLLRREGKAATGQPA
- the hisB gene encoding imidazoleglycerol-phosphate dehydratase HisB; the encoded protein is MRSAKISRQTAETEISVEINLDGSGSYDNQTGVGFFDHMLDQLSRHSLIDMTIRAKGDYHIDDHHTVEDTGIALGQALAQALGDKKGIRRYGECHLPMDDAQVRCALDLSARPYLVWNLDIPTQKIGSFDTELVREFFTAFATHGGITLHIDQLHGFNSHHIVEAAFKAVARALRLAVETDPRKSDAIPSTKGAL
- a CDS encoding Lrp/AsnC family transcriptional regulator, with the protein product MSTCVFIQIRCKPGTTYSVAEEIGRREIHSELYSTSGEYDLLMKLYIPSDADVGKYINEHLLVIPNIERSLTTMTFKVF